From one uncultured Bacteroides sp. genomic stretch:
- the pyrB gene encoding aspartate carbamoyltransferase — translation MENRSLVTIAEYSKEKILYMLEMAKQFEKNPNRKILEEKVVATLFFEPSTRTRLSFETAANRLGARVIGFSDPKATSSAKGETLKDTIMMVSNYADVIVMRHHLEGAARYASEVAPIPIVNAGDGANQHPSQTMLDLYSIYKTQGTLENLNIYLVGDLKYGRTVHSLLMAMRHFNPTFHFIAPEELKMPEEYKLYCKHNHIKYEEHTDFTEEIIADADILYMTRVQRERFTDMMEYERVKNIYILKNKMLEQSRPNLRILHPLPRVNEIAYDVDDNPKAYYFQQALNGLYARQAILCDVLGITLPEIM, via the coding sequence ATGGAAAACAGAAGTTTAGTAACCATAGCCGAGTATTCGAAAGAAAAAATTCTCTATATGCTCGAAATGGCAAAGCAGTTTGAGAAGAACCCCAACAGAAAAATTCTTGAAGAGAAAGTGGTTGCAACTCTATTCTTCGAACCCTCTACCCGCACCCGCCTCAGTTTTGAAACAGCAGCCAATCGTTTGGGAGCACGCGTAATAGGCTTTAGCGACCCAAAAGCAACAAGCTCTGCCAAAGGAGAAACACTGAAAGATACCATTATGATGGTGAGCAATTATGCCGATGTGATTGTGATGAGGCACCATCTTGAAGGAGCTGCCCGTTATGCCAGTGAGGTTGCTCCTATTCCAATTGTTAACGCCGGCGACGGTGCTAACCAGCATCCCTCGCAAACAATGCTCGATCTCTATTCTATTTATAAAACTCAAGGAACGTTGGAAAACCTAAACATATATCTTGTAGGTGATTTAAAATACGGACGCACTGTTCATTCTCTGCTCATGGCCATGCGCCACTTCAACCCCACTTTTCATTTTATCGCTCCGGAAGAACTTAAAATGCCTGAGGAATATAAACTATACTGTAAGCATAATCATATAAAATACGAAGAACATACTGATTTTACGGAAGAAATTATTGCAGATGCAGACATACTTTACATGACTCGGGTGCAACGCGAACGTTTCACGGATATGATGGAATACGAACGGGTGAAAAATATATATATTCTAAAGAATAAAATGTTAGAACAATCGCGCCCAAATTTGCGTATTTTACACCCGTTGCCACGTGTTAACGAAATAGCTTACGATGTGGATGATAATCCTAAAGCATACTACTTTCAGCAAGCTCTAAACGGATTGTAT
- a CDS encoding transglycosylase domain-containing protein, with translation MIKKIVKGLWLFFAAIVLLGVIVFASIAYGWIGYMPAVEELENPNYKFATEIFSEDGKALGTWSLSKENRVYTSYNELSPNIVNALIATEDVRFTSHSGIDIKALARAIVKRGVFMQKHAGGGSTITQQLSKQLYSPDANSVLQRIFQKPIEWVIAVRLERYYTKEEILTMYLNKFDFLNNAVGVKTAAYTYFGCEPGELKIEEAATLVGMCKNPALYNPVRFNERARGRRNVVLDQMRKADYITTEQCDSLQELPLTLKYHRVDHKEGLATYFREYLRSMMTAGKPDKVNYRAWQMQKYYEDSLAWQTNPLYGWCLKNKKKDGSNYNIYTDGLKIYTTIDSRMQKYAEEAVEEHLGGYLQGRFFAEKKNSKTAPYSRMLTEAQVSQILDRAVKQTDRYRSMREGGASETEIKKAFNTPEEMSVFTWHGEKDTIMTPLDSIRYYKYFLRTGFMSMDPFNGHVKAYVGGPNYSYFQYDMAMMGRRQVGSTIKPYLYTLAMENGYSPCDEARNVEQTIITETGEAWSPRNDSRDRYGEMVTLKWGLAHSNNWISAYLMGKLNPYALVRLIHSFGVLNKDIQATPSLCLGPCDISVGEMVSAYTAFANKGIRVAPLFVTKIEDSEGNVISSFTPQMEEVISATSAYKMLVMLRAVINEGTGVRVRRYGITADMGGKTGTTNRNSDGWFMGFTPSLVSGCWVGGEDRDIHFDTMANGQGAAMALPIWALYMNKVYADKSLGYDQNEQFKLPEDFDPCGSDNTTDNFQDTVDPGLDDLFK, from the coding sequence ATGATAAAAAAGATAGTAAAAGGATTGTGGCTATTTTTTGCAGCCATAGTGTTATTGGGAGTGATCGTTTTTGCTTCCATCGCTTATGGATGGATAGGATATATGCCGGCCGTAGAAGAGTTGGAAAATCCTAATTACAAATTTGCCACTGAAATATTCTCTGAAGACGGGAAGGCACTTGGCACCTGGTCGCTTAGTAAAGAGAATCGCGTTTATACCAGTTACAATGAGTTATCTCCAAACATTGTTAATGCACTGATCGCTACGGAAGATGTTCGTTTTACAAGTCACTCAGGTATTGATATTAAAGCACTGGCGCGTGCTATTGTAAAACGTGGAGTGTTTATGCAGAAACATGCTGGTGGTGGTAGTACTATTACTCAGCAATTATCTAAGCAATTATATTCTCCTGATGCCAATAGCGTTTTACAACGTATTTTTCAGAAGCCTATAGAATGGGTCATTGCTGTGCGCCTGGAACGTTACTACACGAAAGAGGAAATTCTGACGATGTATCTAAATAAGTTCGATTTCCTCAATAATGCTGTTGGAGTGAAAACAGCTGCATATACCTATTTTGGGTGTGAACCCGGTGAATTGAAGATAGAAGAAGCGGCTACGTTGGTGGGTATGTGCAAAAATCCTGCATTATATAATCCCGTGCGTTTTAATGAACGTGCTCGAGGAAGAAGAAATGTAGTACTTGATCAGATGCGTAAAGCTGATTATATAACGACGGAACAATGTGACTCGTTGCAGGAACTTCCGCTTACTTTAAAATATCACCGGGTAGATCATAAAGAAGGTTTGGCAACCTATTTCCGGGAGTATTTGCGGAGTATGATGACTGCCGGGAAGCCGGATAAAGTCAATTATCGTGCCTGGCAAATGCAAAAGTACTATGAAGATTCTCTTGCTTGGCAAACTAATCCGCTTTATGGATGGTGTCTGAAGAATAAGAAAAAAGACGGTTCGAATTATAATATTTATACAGATGGTTTAAAGATCTATACTACGATTGATTCGCGTATGCAGAAGTATGCTGAGGAAGCCGTAGAAGAACATCTGGGAGGATATTTGCAAGGACGTTTTTTTGCAGAAAAGAAAAACAGTAAAACGGCTCCTTATAGTCGTATGCTTACAGAGGCACAGGTTAGTCAGATATTAGATAGAGCTGTCAAGCAGACCGATCGTTATCGCTCAATGAGAGAAGGAGGAGCTTCTGAAACCGAGATCAAAAAAGCATTTAATACGCCCGAGGAAATGTCCGTATTTACGTGGCATGGAGAAAAAGATACAATAATGACTCCACTCGATTCCATCAGGTATTACAAATATTTTCTACGCACAGGCTTCATGTCTATGGACCCTTTCAACGGCCATGTGAAAGCGTACGTAGGAGGACCCAATTATTCCTATTTTCAGTATGATATGGCAATGATGGGACGCCGGCAAGTCGGTTCAACCATTAAGCCCTATTTGTATACGCTTGCCATGGAGAACGGATACTCTCCCTGTGATGAGGCCCGGAATGTTGAACAAACTATCATTACAGAAACAGGAGAAGCCTGGTCACCCCGAAACGATTCACGCGATCGATATGGGGAGATGGTAACTTTGAAATGGGGATTAGCCCACTCTAATAACTGGATTTCGGCATATCTCATGGGAAAATTGAACCCATACGCCTTAGTAAGGCTTATTCATAGTTTTGGTGTGCTTAATAAAGATATACAAGCAACGCCTTCGCTCTGTTTGGGGCCATGTGATATATCAGTGGGCGAAATGGTTAGCGCATATACGGCGTTTGCTAATAAAGGCATTCGTGTAGCTCCGCTATTTGTTACCAAGATAGAAGATAGTGAAGGAAACGTGATTTCCTCCTTTACACCACAAATGGAAGAAGTGATTAGCGCTACCAGTGCCTATAAAATGCTTGTGATGCTTCGTGCCGTTATCAACGAAGGTACAGGTGTGCGTGTACGCCGTTACGGTATCACTGCAGATATGGGAGGTAAAACCGGAACAACGAATCGAAACTCCGACGGATGGTTTATGGGCTTTACTCCTTCGCTCGTGTCCGGTTGTTGGGTTGGTGGTGAAGATCGTGACATTCATTTTGACACCATGGCCAATGGGCAGGGCGCAGCCATGGCATTGCCTATCTGGGCTCTTTATATGAATAAAGTTTATGCCGATAAATCCTTGGGATACGATCAGAACGAGCAATTTAAACTGCCTGAGGATTTTGATCCGTGCGGTAGCGACAATACTACCGATAATTTCCAAGATACGGTGGATCCGGGTTTGGATGATTTGTTTAAATAA
- a CDS encoding 2-amino-4-hydroxy-6-hydroxymethyldihydropteridine diphosphokinase, producing MYTCIVCIGSNYDKEINLRLARRRLTELFSSVRFADEEYTKPLHLFNPALFFNQLVRFSTEKEASVVILQLKTIEKEAGRKPEDKMEEKVKLDIDLLMYDGTVLKQEDMNRKYVIDGLRQLLGKDILI from the coding sequence ATGTATACATGCATTGTCTGTATAGGTAGCAATTATGATAAAGAAATAAATCTCAGGTTGGCCCGCAGGAGGCTGACAGAGTTGTTCTCATCGGTTCGTTTTGCTGATGAGGAATATACAAAACCCCTTCATTTGTTTAACCCCGCTCTTTTCTTCAATCAGCTGGTTCGATTCTCTACGGAGAAAGAGGCTTCTGTTGTAATACTCCAATTGAAAACAATAGAGAAAGAGGCAGGCCGCAAACCCGAAGATAAAATGGAGGAAAAAGTAAAGCTGGACATTGATTTATTGATGTATGATGGAACTGTTCTTAAACAGGAAGACATGAACCGTAAATATGTGATCGACGGACTTCGGCAATTGCTTGGCAAAGATATATTAATTTAA
- the kdsB gene encoding 3-deoxy-manno-octulosonate cytidylyltransferase, which produces MKFLGIIPARYASTRFPAKPLAILGGKTVIQRVYEQVAGLLDYTCVATDDVRIEAAVKAFGGKVIMTSTNHKSGTDRCQEACTKLGLGFDVVINIQGDEPFIQASQLETIKACFNDPTTQIATLVKPFTSDNLIGELENINSPKVVLDKNRNALYFSRSIIPYQRNADKADWLQKHIYYKHIGLYAYRVDILKEITALPQSALELAESLEQLRWLENGYTIKVGISEFETIGIDTPEDLEKAEQQLKVMNEINKL; this is translated from the coding sequence ATGAAATTTTTAGGAATTATTCCTGCCAGATACGCATCAACGCGTTTCCCTGCTAAACCATTGGCTATTTTAGGAGGAAAAACGGTTATACAGCGAGTATACGAACAAGTAGCCGGGCTCTTGGATTATACCTGTGTTGCTACGGATGACGTACGCATTGAAGCGGCAGTAAAAGCTTTTGGCGGTAAGGTTATAATGACTTCTACTAATCATAAAAGTGGCACCGATCGCTGCCAAGAAGCTTGCACGAAATTAGGATTAGGATTTGATGTGGTGATAAATATTCAGGGAGATGAACCTTTTATTCAAGCTTCGCAGTTAGAAACGATAAAAGCCTGTTTTAACGACCCTACAACGCAAATAGCCACTCTGGTAAAGCCTTTTACTTCAGACAACCTCATTGGGGAGTTAGAAAATATTAATTCACCCAAGGTAGTGCTTGATAAAAATAGAAATGCGTTATACTTTAGCCGCTCAATTATTCCCTATCAGAGAAATGCCGATAAGGCCGACTGGCTTCAAAAGCACATCTATTATAAGCATATTGGTCTATATGCTTATCGCGTGGATATATTGAAAGAAATTACCGCTTTACCCCAATCGGCACTTGAGTTGGCAGAGTCATTGGAGCAACTTCGCTGGTTGGAAAACGGATACACTATTAAGGTTGGAATCAGTGAGTTTGAAACAATAGGCATAGACACTCCCGAGGATCTTGAGAAAGCGGAACAGCAATTAAAAGTCATGAATGAAATAAATAAATTATGA
- a CDS encoding pitrilysin family protein, with translation MNRTFQPIVCELKQIDIQRPISIIMPNGISLNIINSGEQEVTRLDLIFRGGRWHQSQKLQALFTNRMLREGSRSYTSTAIAAKLDYYGSWLDLSTSVEHSYITLYSLNKYFKETLEILESVIKEPVFPEKELSTVIDSNIQQFQVNSTKVDYLAHRSLLNASFGDQHPCGQILGEEDYRNITPKALHEFYDTHYHSGNCTIYLSGKVTDEIIQNVQSVFGTEPFGDTNRQIVKQEYAIVTASEKKIFTERADAMQSAVKMGNLTIERTHPDYLKLRVLITLFGGYFGSRLMSNIREDKGYTYGISAGILFYPDNGLLMVSTEAANEYVEPLITEVYHEIDKLQNETVGQEELSMVKNYMVGEMCRNYESPFSISDAWIFILTTGLADDYFSHSLQAIKEVTPQELRDLACRYLCKEKLKEVVAGKKMS, from the coding sequence ATGAATCGTACATTTCAGCCTATCGTTTGCGAGTTGAAACAAATAGATATTCAGCGCCCTATATCGATTATAATGCCCAATGGCATTTCCCTTAATATAATAAACAGTGGCGAACAGGAAGTGACGCGTTTGGATCTGATTTTCAGGGGAGGCCGATGGCATCAGTCGCAAAAATTGCAGGCTCTTTTCACTAATCGCATGTTGCGCGAAGGTTCTCGTAGTTATACTTCAACAGCTATAGCCGCTAAACTCGATTATTACGGGTCATGGCTTGATTTGTCTACTTCCGTAGAGCATTCGTATATCACGCTTTATTCTTTGAATAAATATTTTAAAGAAACACTCGAGATACTTGAGTCTGTCATTAAAGAGCCTGTCTTTCCTGAAAAAGAGCTCTCTACCGTTATCGATTCCAATATACAACAATTTCAGGTAAATTCTACTAAGGTCGATTATCTGGCTCATCGCAGTTTGCTCAATGCTTCTTTTGGCGATCAACATCCTTGTGGACAAATTCTCGGTGAAGAAGATTACCGGAATATTACCCCGAAGGCACTTCACGAGTTTTATGATACCCATTATCATTCGGGCAATTGCACCATCTATCTTTCGGGTAAAGTAACCGATGAGATTATTCAGAATGTGCAGTCCGTTTTCGGGACGGAACCTTTTGGAGATACCAATCGTCAGATTGTTAAGCAAGAATATGCCATTGTTACTGCTTCTGAAAAGAAAATATTCACGGAGCGGGCAGATGCGATGCAAAGTGCGGTGAAGATGGGTAACCTTACAATCGAGCGTACTCATCCCGATTATTTGAAACTCCGTGTGTTGATTACTCTGTTCGGCGGTTATTTCGGAAGCCGGCTTATGTCTAATATTCGTGAAGACAAAGGTTATACTTATGGCATTTCCGCCGGAATTCTGTTCTATCCCGACAACGGATTATTGATGGTAAGTACCGAAGCGGCTAATGAATACGTCGAACCCTTAATCACTGAGGTTTATCATGAAATTGATAAGCTACAAAATGAAACCGTTGGTCAGGAAGAACTGTCAATGGTTAAAAACTATATGGTGGGTGAGATGTGTCGCAATTACGAATCTCCATTCTCCATCTCGGATGCCTGGATATTTATTCTTACCACGGGGCTTGCCGATGATTATTTTTCGCATTCTCTGCAAGCCATCAAAGAGGTTACTCCTCAAGAACTTCGTGATCTTGCCTGCCGCTATTTATGCAAAGAGAAATTAAAAGAGGTCGTAGCTGGTAAAAAGATGTCATAA
- a CDS encoding phosphatidylinositol-4-phosphate 5-kinase: MRYLYTILLLFSLSQGNIQAQNSGSFFGKIIESFSGEVKIGNYTFKDGSIYTGELKSRKPNGKGKTLFKNGDIYEGEYVKGKREGYGIYTFHDGEKYEGQWYQDQQHGMGTYYFVNNNRYSGMWYQDYQHGKGTMYYHNGDMYEGLWTNDKREGQGTYTWKNGSKYIGSWKNDKKNGQGELSWNDSSKYTGDWKDDMREGKGTFEYANGDKYVGDWVEDMQHGKGIYFFHTGDRYEGAYLLGERTGTGIYYHANGDKYVGNFKDGMQDGKGVFTWANGAVYEGDWKDNNRNGIGTYKWSNGDLYEGEWKNNQPNGQGRLTLSNGTKYKGGFVDGMEEGNGVQEDKDGNRYEGFFKQGKKHGPFVETDSTGKVTRKGTYRLGVLK, encoded by the coding sequence ATGAGATATCTGTATACTATACTTCTTTTGTTTTCTCTTTCGCAAGGTAATATTCAAGCACAAAACAGTGGTAGTTTCTTCGGGAAAATAATAGAATCTTTTTCAGGAGAAGTCAAAATTGGAAATTATACCTTCAAAGACGGTTCTATATATACAGGTGAATTGAAGAGCAGGAAACCTAATGGTAAGGGCAAAACTCTATTTAAGAACGGAGATATATATGAAGGGGAATATGTAAAAGGTAAACGTGAAGGATACGGGATATATACTTTCCATGATGGTGAAAAATACGAAGGACAATGGTATCAGGATCAGCAACACGGCATGGGCACCTACTATTTTGTGAATAACAACAGGTATAGTGGCATGTGGTATCAAGATTATCAGCATGGCAAAGGTACCATGTATTATCATAACGGTGATATGTATGAAGGGCTTTGGACAAATGATAAGCGTGAGGGGCAAGGCACCTATACCTGGAAAAACGGATCTAAATACATAGGTTCCTGGAAGAATGATAAAAAGAACGGTCAGGGTGAGTTATCATGGAATGATAGCAGCAAATATACCGGTGATTGGAAAGATGATATGCGTGAAGGTAAGGGAACCTTTGAATATGCCAATGGAGATAAATATGTAGGCGATTGGGTAGAAGATATGCAGCATGGCAAAGGAATCTATTTCTTCCATACGGGCGATCGATATGAAGGAGCCTATCTGTTGGGCGAACGTACAGGAACCGGCATCTATTATCATGCCAATGGCGATAAGTATGTAGGTAATTTCAAAGATGGCATGCAAGATGGGAAAGGCGTTTTTACCTGGGCTAACGGAGCCGTTTATGAAGGCGACTGGAAAGATAATAACAGAAATGGCATTGGCACTTATAAATGGAGTAATGGAGATCTGTACGAAGGAGAATGGAAGAACAACCAGCCTAACGGACAGGGAAGACTAACTCTTAGTAACGGCACCAAATATAAAGGCGGATTTGTTGATGGAATGGAAGAGGGAAACGGAGTTCAGGAAGATAAAGACGGAAATCGCTACGAAGGTTTTTTCAAACAAGGTAAAAAGCATGGGCCTTTTGTTGAAACCGATAGCACGGGCAAAGTGACCCGGAAAGGTACTTATCGGTTAGGAGTTCTCAAATAA
- a CDS encoding ribose-phosphate pyrophosphokinase: MSEKTPFMVFSGTNSRYLAENICASLGCPLGNMNITHFADGEFAVSYEESIRGSHVFLVQSTFPNSDNLMELLLMIDAAKRASAKSVIAVIPYFGWARQDRKDKPRVSIGAKLVADLLSVAGINRLITMDLHADQIQGFFDIPVDHLYASAVFLPYIQSLKLKDLVIATPDVGGSKRASTFSKYLGVPLVLCNKSRVKANEVAYMQIIGDVEGKNVVLVDDIVDTAGTITKAANIMLDAGAKSVRAIASHCVMSDPASERVAESGLSEIVFTDSIPYCKNCTKVKQLTIAGMFAETIKRVVNNESISSQYII; this comes from the coding sequence ATGAGCGAAAAAACTCCTTTCATGGTATTCTCGGGAACTAACTCGAGATATCTGGCAGAAAATATCTGCGCTAGCCTTGGTTGTCCATTAGGAAATATGAATATTACCCACTTCGCCGATGGGGAATTTGCTGTTTCTTATGAAGAATCTATTCGTGGCTCTCATGTGTTTCTGGTTCAATCCACCTTCCCTAATTCTGACAATTTAATGGAACTTCTGTTGATGATTGATGCAGCTAAAAGAGCTTCTGCTAAAAGCGTCATAGCTGTAATCCCCTATTTTGGTTGGGCCAGACAGGACAGAAAAGACAAGCCTCGTGTTTCTATCGGAGCTAAACTAGTGGCTGATTTACTATCTGTAGCAGGTATTAATCGGTTGATTACAATGGACTTGCACGCCGATCAAATTCAAGGATTTTTCGATATTCCGGTAGATCATTTATATGCTTCGGCCGTTTTCCTACCTTACATTCAATCTTTAAAGCTGAAAGATTTAGTCATTGCCACTCCGGATGTGGGTGGTTCTAAGAGAGCCAGCACTTTCTCTAAATACTTAGGGGTGCCATTGGTTCTTTGCAATAAATCTCGTGTAAAGGCAAATGAAGTGGCCTATATGCAGATAATAGGTGATGTGGAAGGAAAGAATGTTGTGCTGGTAGACGATATCGTTGATACGGCAGGAACAATTACGAAAGCTGCCAATATTATGCTTGATGCGGGAGCTAAATCGGTAAGAGCCATCGCCAGTCATTGTGTAATGTCCGATCCGGCATCGGAAAGAGTTGCGGAATCGGGACTTTCAGAGATTGTATTTACCGACAGCATTCCCTATTGCAAAAACTGCACGAAAGTGAAACAGCTCACTATAGCCGGAATGTTTGCCGAAACAATTAAACGGGTGGTTAATAATGAATCTATCAGCTCGCAATATATTATCTGA